In Bosea vestrisii, the following are encoded in one genomic region:
- the ftsH gene encoding ATP-dependent zinc metalloprotease FtsH → MNPNFRNFALWVVIFLLVLALVTLFQSPSQRASTNEIPFSQLINESEAGRIASVVVAGPEITGTFSDGRSFVAYAPYNDPQLVRTLAQKGVQVSARAPSEGTPWFMALLVNSLPFVIFIGLWIFMSRQMQNGAGRAMGFGKSKAKLLTEAHGRVTFEDVAGIDEAKEDLQEIVEFLRDPQKFQRLGGRIPRGVLLVGPPGTGKTLTARAVAGEANVPFFTISGSDFVEMFVGVGASRVRDMFEQAKKNSPCIIFIDEIDAVGRHRGAGLGGGNDEREQTLNQLLVEMDGFEPNEGVIIIAATNRPDVLDPALLRPGRFDRQIVVPNPDVAGREKILRVHVRKVPLAPDVDLKVLARGTPGFSGADLMNLVNEGALLAARRGKRMVTHAEFEDAKDKVMMGAERKSMAMSEEEKKLTAYHEAGHAIVGLYVPAGIPVHKATIIPRGRALGMVKFLPEGDRYSMKFKEFTSQLAVAMGGRVAEEMTFGMENVTSGATGDIQQATKMAKAMVTQMGYSKELGMVAYGDNQEEVFLGMSMGRTQSLSEATAQKIDSEVRKLVHQGYLDATAILTEHHEQFVAVAEALLEFETLTGDEIRDLIAGKRPSRDADDTPHAPRGSAVPSAGKGRKRDEPDAGLEPQPQA, encoded by the coding sequence ATGAATCCGAACTTCCGCAATTTCGCCCTCTGGGTGGTGATCTTCCTGCTGGTTCTGGCGCTGGTCACCTTGTTTCAGAGCCCGAGCCAGCGCGCCAGCACCAACGAAATTCCCTTCAGCCAGCTGATCAACGAGTCCGAGGCCGGCCGCATCGCCAGTGTGGTGGTGGCAGGGCCGGAGATTACCGGCACCTTCTCGGACGGCCGAAGCTTCGTTGCTTACGCGCCATATAACGATCCGCAACTCGTCAGGACCCTGGCGCAGAAGGGCGTGCAGGTCTCGGCCCGCGCTCCCTCCGAGGGCACGCCCTGGTTCATGGCGCTGCTCGTCAACTCGCTGCCCTTCGTGATCTTCATCGGCCTGTGGATATTCATGTCCCGCCAGATGCAGAATGGTGCCGGGCGGGCGATGGGCTTCGGCAAGTCAAAGGCTAAGCTCCTCACCGAGGCGCATGGCCGCGTTACCTTCGAGGACGTTGCCGGCATCGACGAGGCCAAGGAAGATCTGCAGGAGATCGTTGAGTTCCTGCGGGATCCGCAGAAGTTCCAGCGCCTCGGCGGGCGCATCCCGCGCGGCGTGCTGCTGGTCGGCCCTCCCGGTACCGGCAAGACCTTGACCGCGCGCGCCGTCGCCGGCGAAGCGAACGTGCCGTTCTTCACCATCTCGGGCTCGGATTTCGTCGAGATGTTCGTCGGCGTCGGCGCCAGCCGTGTGCGCGACATGTTCGAGCAGGCCAAGAAGAACTCGCCCTGCATCATCTTCATCGACGAGATCGACGCGGTCGGCCGCCATCGCGGCGCCGGCCTCGGCGGCGGCAATGATGAGCGCGAGCAGACCCTGAACCAGCTCTTGGTCGAGATGGACGGGTTCGAGCCGAATGAGGGCGTGATCATCATCGCCGCGACCAACCGGCCCGACGTGCTCGACCCGGCACTGCTGCGCCCCGGCCGCTTCGACCGCCAGATCGTGGTGCCGAATCCCGATGTCGCCGGGCGCGAGAAGATCCTGCGCGTGCATGTGCGCAAGGTGCCGCTCGCCCCCGATGTCGATCTCAAGGTGCTGGCTCGCGGCACGCCGGGCTTCTCCGGCGCCGACCTGATGAACCTCGTCAACGAGGGCGCGCTGCTTGCCGCCCGGCGCGGCAAGCGCATGGTCACCCATGCCGAATTCGAGGATGCCAAAGACAAGGTCATGATGGGCGCCGAGCGCAAATCCATGGCGATGTCCGAGGAGGAGAAGAAGCTGACCGCCTATCACGAGGCCGGTCACGCCATCGTCGGCCTCTACGTGCCCGCCGGCATCCCGGTCCACAAGGCGACGATCATCCCGCGCGGCCGCGCGCTCGGCATGGTCAAGTTCCTGCCGGAAGGCGACCGCTACTCGATGAAGTTCAAGGAGTTTACCTCGCAGCTCGCGGTCGCCATGGGTGGGCGCGTGGCGGAAGAGATGACCTTCGGCATGGAGAACGTGACCTCCGGAGCCACGGGCGACATCCAGCAGGCGACCAAGATGGCCAAGGCCATGGTCACGCAGATGGGCTATTCCAAGGAACTCGGCATGGTTGCCTATGGCGACAACCAGGAAGAGGTTTTCCTCGGCATGTCGATGGGCCGGACTCAGAGCCTGTCGGAGGCGACCGCGCAGAAGATCGACTCCGAGGTGCGCAAGCTGGTCCATCAGGGCTATCTCGACGCCACGGCGATCCTGACCGAGCATCACGAGCAATTCGTCGCCGTCGCCGAGGCGTTGCTCGAGTTCGAGACGCTGACCGGCGACGAGATCCGCGACCTGATCGCCGGCAAGCGCCCGTCGCGCGATGCCGACGACACCCCCCACGCGCCGCGTGGCTCGGCGGTGCCGAGCGCCGGCAAGGGCCGCAAGCGCGACGAGCCCGATGCAGGGCTGGAGCCGCAGCCGCAGGCCTGA